A region of the Pseudomonas asiatica genome:
AGGACAGCCTCGGCTCGGCGCAACGGGTGCTGCCGGGCGATGTCAGCTGGATGACCGCAGGCAGCGGCGTGGCCCATGTCGAGCGCACGCCTGAAGATGCCCTGGCCCATGGTTCACGCCTGCACGGGTTGCAGGTATGGCTGGCGTCACCACGCGAGCATGAACAAGGCCCGCCAAGCTACAGCCACCACCCGGCGGCGAGCCTGCCGGTCAGCGACAACCTGGGGGTGCGCATCTGCATGATTGCCGGCAGCGGGTTCTGCCTGGAGTCGCCGGTGCCGGTGCTCTCCCCTACCCTTTACGCGCATGTGCGGATGCAGCCGGCGACTACCTTGCAGGTGCCGAATGAGCATGCGCAACGGGCGCTGTACGTACTGGATGGCGAATTGCTGATGAACGATGAGGAGGTGGAGCCGTGCAGCCTGGTGGTGCTGCCGGAGGGCGAAGAGGTGACACTGTATGCGGAAGGTGAGTGCCAGCTGGTGCTGATTGGTGGCGCGCCACTGGATGGACCGCGGCGGATGAACTGGAACTTTGTCTCCAGTGACCCGGATCTGATCGAGCGGGCCAGGGCGCGATGGGCAGCGGGGGATTGGCCGGTGGTTTCGGGGGAGACCTCCAGGATCGAGTTGCCGCGCTGATTTTGGGGCTGCTTTGCAGCCCATCGCGACACAAGGCCGCTCCTACAGGGACCGCGCATGCCATGAGCCATGCTACCCCTGTAGGAGCGGCCTTGTGTCGCGATGGGCCGCAAAGCGGCCCCCT
Encoded here:
- a CDS encoding pirin family protein; this translates as MSSPLVIRPRAESVEGQPILRPLPSAQCRSVGPFVFFDHMLETDYAPGHGMDIRQHPHIGLSTLTYLFEGAILHKDSLGSAQRVLPGDVSWMTAGSGVAHVERTPEDALAHGSRLHGLQVWLASPREHEQGPPSYSHHPAASLPVSDNLGVRICMIAGSGFCLESPVPVLSPTLYAHVRMQPATTLQVPNEHAQRALYVLDGELLMNDEEVEPCSLVVLPEGEEVTLYAEGECQLVLIGGAPLDGPRRMNWNFVSSDPDLIERARARWAAGDWPVVSGETSRIELPR